In Methylobacterium aquaticum, the following are encoded in one genomic region:
- a CDS encoding nitroreductase, which yields MTERNAVDAAIMSRRSVRGFRPDPVPEATIRELIALAGRAPSGSNIQPWKVHVVTGSALTRLTSALSAAHESDTPEAREYEYYPVDWREPYLGRRRALGWQLYGLAGIEKGDKAGAKRQMGRNFTFFGAPVGLVFTIDRDLEQGSWLDTGMFLQTLMLAARGRGLDTCPQAAIASYPAVVRGELGIPESEMVVCGMALGFADPEEPVNALRAEREPVEAYTVFHAR from the coding sequence ATGACCGAGCGCAACGCGGTCGACGCGGCGATCATGAGCCGGCGCAGCGTCCGGGGGTTCCGGCCCGATCCGGTGCCCGAGGCGACGATCCGCGAGCTGATCGCGCTCGCCGGCCGGGCGCCGAGCGGCAGCAACATCCAGCCCTGGAAGGTCCACGTCGTCACGGGGAGCGCGCTCACGCGCCTCACCTCCGCCCTCTCGGCCGCGCATGAGAGCGACACACCGGAGGCCCGCGAATACGAGTATTATCCGGTCGACTGGCGCGAGCCGTATCTCGGCCGGCGCCGGGCGCTCGGCTGGCAGCTCTACGGGCTCGCCGGGATCGAGAAGGGCGACAAGGCGGGCGCCAAGCGCCAGATGGGCCGCAACTTCACCTTCTTCGGCGCCCCCGTCGGCCTCGTCTTCACCATCGACCGCGACCTGGAACAGGGCAGCTGGCTCGATACCGGCATGTTCCTCCAGACCCTGATGCTCGCCGCCCGCGGCCGCGGCCTCGATACCTGCCCGCAGGCGGCGATCGCCAGCTACCCGGCGGTGGTGCGGGGAGAGCTCGGGATTCCGGAGAGCGAGATGGTGGTGTGCGGGATGGCGCTGGGATTCGCCGACCCGGAGGAGCCGGTGAACGCGTTGCGGGCGGAGCGGGAGCCGGTGGAGGCGTATACGGTGTTTCACGCACGCTGA
- a CDS encoding PfkB family carbohydrate kinase → MNTVDDAPGRAGPGPSPVIVVVGSLHYDITVDAPDRPRKGETVTGRRWSPRFGGKGGNQAAAAQRQGAATAMVSAVGDDDFGRGLLAGLDRAGVDRSAVAVLPGRNSGMSVAIFDDDGDYGAVIVSGSNLAIEAEQIPDARLGRARVLILQNEIPEPVNAAVARRAKRLGLTTILNAAPARPFTTDLADHIDILVVNAIEAEMLGAGPVASLEDAASAARALAGSRGVVVVTAGGDGVAMAGGTVAPVALPGLDVEVVSTHGAGDMFVGTFAARLAQGASCEDALRAANDAAARLVSMPDEKRMTV, encoded by the coding sequence ATGAACACCGTCGACGACGCTCCGGGCCGTGCCGGGCCCGGTCCTTCACCCGTCATCGTCGTGGTGGGGAGCCTGCACTACGACATCACGGTCGATGCGCCGGACCGCCCCCGCAAGGGCGAGACGGTGACCGGGCGGCGCTGGTCCCCGCGATTCGGGGGCAAGGGCGGCAACCAGGCCGCGGCCGCGCAGCGGCAGGGCGCCGCGACCGCCATGGTGAGCGCGGTCGGCGACGACGATTTCGGTCGCGGGCTGCTGGCCGGGCTCGACCGCGCCGGGGTGGACCGCTCCGCCGTGGCGGTCCTGCCGGGCCGGAATTCCGGGATGAGCGTGGCGATCTTCGACGATGACGGCGATTACGGCGCCGTCATCGTCTCGGGATCGAACCTCGCGATCGAGGCGGAGCAGATTCCGGATGCGCGCCTCGGGCGGGCGCGCGTGCTGATCCTGCAGAACGAGATCCCCGAGCCCGTCAACGCCGCGGTGGCGCGCCGCGCCAAGCGGCTCGGCCTCACGACGATCCTCAATGCCGCGCCGGCCCGTCCCTTCACCACCGATCTCGCGGATCACATCGACATCCTGGTCGTCAACGCGATCGAAGCCGAGATGCTCGGCGCAGGACCGGTGGCGTCGCTCGAGGATGCCGCATCGGCCGCCCGCGCCCTCGCGGGGTCTCGCGGGGTCGTCGTGGTGACGGCCGGCGGCGACGGCGTCGCGATGGCGGGCGGCACCGTCGCCCCGGTGGCGCTGCCCGGCCTCGACGTCGAGGTCGTCAGCACGCACGGCGCGGGCGACATGTTCGTCGGCACCTTCGCGGCCCGCCTGGCCCAGGGCGCTTCCTGCGAGGACGCCCTGCGCGCCGCCAACGACGCCGCCGCGCGCCTGGTGTCGATGCCGGACGAGAAGCGCATGACGGTGTGA
- a CDS encoding SMP-30/gluconolactonase/LRE family protein, with amino-acid sequence MSGWAGIFCDRACILGEGPAAHPGLGRLYWLDILGRHLCERPFSGGTTTLHDLPVMASMVARVDDATLLLGAEDGLYLRDIASGRMRLLTPLEADRPETRSNDGRVHPCGALWLGTMGKQAQTGLGAIYWFFRGEVRTLFSGLTIPNAIAFAADGASAIFADSEAGTIWRVATDPATGLPVGDRRVFVQIPASEGAPDGAVIDEEGLVWNARWGGASLDAYAPDGTRVRSIAMPARQVTCPAFIGPDADTMVVTSATEGLDPDRSDDRFAGRTFTVPVKVKGRFEPVVRVD; translated from the coding sequence ATGAGCGGCTGGGCCGGGATCTTCTGCGACCGCGCCTGCATCCTCGGCGAGGGGCCGGCGGCACATCCCGGCCTCGGCCGGCTGTACTGGCTCGACATCCTCGGCCGGCACCTGTGCGAGCGGCCGTTCTCGGGCGGCACCACCACCCTGCACGACCTGCCGGTGATGGCCTCGATGGTGGCGCGGGTCGACGACGCCACCCTGCTGCTCGGCGCCGAGGACGGCCTCTACCTGCGCGACATCGCCAGCGGGCGGATGCGGCTTCTCACCCCGCTCGAGGCCGACCGGCCCGAGACCCGCTCCAACGACGGACGGGTGCACCCCTGCGGCGCGCTCTGGCTCGGCACCATGGGCAAGCAAGCGCAGACGGGCCTTGGGGCGATCTACTGGTTCTTCCGCGGCGAGGTCCGGACGCTGTTTTCCGGCCTCACCATCCCGAACGCCATCGCGTTTGCGGCCGACGGCGCGAGCGCGATCTTCGCCGATTCGGAGGCCGGCACGATCTGGCGCGTCGCCACCGATCCGGCGACCGGGCTGCCGGTCGGCGACCGCCGGGTCTTCGTCCAGATCCCGGCCTCCGAGGGGGCGCCGGACGGCGCGGTGATCGACGAGGAGGGCCTGGTCTGGAACGCCCGCTGGGGTGGGGCCAGCCTCGACGCCTACGCCCCCGACGGCACGCGGGTGCGCAGCATCGCCATGCCGGCCCGCCAGGTGACCTGCCCGGCCTTCATCGGGCCCGACGCCGACACGATGGTGGTCACCTCGGCGACGGAGGGCCTCGACCCGGACCGCAGCGACGACCGCTTCGCCGGGCGGACGTTTACGGTGCCGGTGAAGGTGAAGGGGCGGTTCGAGCCGGTGGTGCGGGTGGACTAG
- a CDS encoding SDR family NAD(P)-dependent oxidoreductase → MAAIYPDLADKVVVVTGGGSGIGAELVRHFARQKARVGFLDIAAEPSRALASELEGQGFAVAFEQADVTDIPALKAAIGRIRDRFGPVDVLMNNAAHDERHATEEVTEAYWDGRIAVNLKHQFFAAQAVLPDMKAKGGGAIVNFGSVSWMIGQGGMAAYTACKSGVIGLTRSLARDFGPFNIRVNALAPGWIMTERQLALWVTPESDAEINARQCLKRKLVPADVARFAVFLASEEAGACTNQHYVVDGGWV, encoded by the coding sequence TTGGCGGCAATCTATCCGGACCTGGCGGACAAGGTCGTGGTGGTGACGGGCGGCGGCTCCGGGATCGGGGCGGAGCTGGTCCGGCATTTCGCCCGGCAGAAGGCGCGGGTCGGTTTCCTGGACATCGCGGCCGAGCCCTCGCGGGCGCTCGCCTCCGAGCTGGAGGGGCAGGGTTTCGCGGTCGCCTTCGAGCAGGCCGACGTCACCGACATTCCGGCCCTGAAGGCCGCGATCGGCCGCATCCGCGACCGGTTCGGCCCGGTCGACGTGCTGATGAACAACGCCGCCCACGACGAGCGCCACGCCACCGAGGAGGTGACGGAGGCCTATTGGGACGGCCGCATCGCCGTGAACCTCAAGCACCAGTTCTTCGCCGCCCAAGCGGTCCTGCCCGACATGAAGGCGAAGGGCGGCGGGGCGATCGTGAATTTCGGCTCGGTCTCGTGGATGATCGGCCAGGGCGGCATGGCAGCCTACACCGCCTGCAAGTCGGGGGTGATCGGGCTCACCCGGTCGCTCGCCCGGGATTTCGGCCCCTTCAACATCCGGGTCAACGCGCTGGCGCCGGGCTGGATCATGACCGAGCGCCAGCTCGCCCTCTGGGTGACGCCGGAATCGGATGCCGAGATCAATGCCCGCCAGTGCCTCAAGCGCAAGCTGGTGCCGGCGGATGTCGCGCGCTTTGCCGTGTTCCTCGCCTCGGAGGAGGCGGGGGCGTGTACCAACCAGCATTACGTCGTGGATGGCGGGTGGGTGTGA
- the chvE gene encoding multiple monosaccharide ABC transporter substrate-binding protein — protein MTSFVALVGGALMAAAMLATPAAAQQKGKIGVSMPTKSSARWIADGQGLVQALKAKGYTPDLQYAEDEIPNQLSQIENMIATGAKVLVIAAIDGTTLSDVLQQASDRGIKVIAYDRLIRGSKTIDYYATFDNFQVGVLQGSYIVDKLGLKDGKGPFTVELFGGSPDDNNAYFFYDGAMSVLKPYIDSGKLTVPSKQLGMDKVSTLRWDGAAAQARMDNLLSAFYGNKRLDAVLSPYDGISIGIISSLKGVGYGSSDQPMPVITGQDAEIPSVKAIIRGDQSMTVFKDTRELAKVTSDMVDAISTGAQVQVNDTKTYNNGVKVVPSYLLKPVTVDKSNWEKVLVESGYYKAQQVK, from the coding sequence ATGACATCGTTCGTCGCCCTCGTCGGCGGAGCCCTGATGGCTGCCGCGATGCTCGCAACCCCGGCCGCCGCCCAGCAGAAGGGCAAGATCGGCGTCTCGATGCCGACGAAGTCGTCGGCGCGCTGGATCGCCGACGGCCAGGGCCTGGTCCAGGCGCTCAAGGCCAAGGGCTACACCCCCGACCTGCAATATGCCGAGGACGAGATCCCCAACCAGCTGTCGCAGATCGAGAACATGATCGCCACCGGCGCCAAGGTGCTGGTGATCGCGGCGATCGACGGCACCACCCTGTCGGACGTGCTGCAGCAGGCGAGCGACCGCGGCATCAAGGTCATCGCCTATGACCGCCTGATCCGCGGCTCGAAGACCATCGATTACTACGCCACCTTCGACAACTTCCAGGTCGGCGTGCTGCAGGGCAGCTACATCGTCGACAAGCTCGGGCTGAAGGACGGCAAGGGACCGTTCACCGTCGAGCTGTTCGGCGGCTCGCCCGACGACAACAATGCCTATTTCTTCTACGACGGTGCGATGTCGGTGCTCAAGCCCTACATCGATTCGGGCAAGCTGACCGTGCCGAGCAAGCAGCTCGGGATGGACAAGGTCTCGACCCTGCGCTGGGACGGCGCGGCGGCCCAGGCCCGCATGGACAACCTCCTGTCGGCCTTCTACGGCAACAAGCGCCTCGACGCGGTTTTGTCGCCCTATGACGGCATCTCGATCGGCATCATCTCGTCGCTCAAAGGCGTCGGCTACGGCTCGTCCGACCAGCCGATGCCGGTGATCACCGGCCAGGATGCCGAGATCCCCTCGGTCAAGGCGATCATCCGCGGCGACCAGAGCATGACGGTGTTCAAGGACACCCGCGAGCTCGCCAAGGTGACGAGCGACATGGTCGACGCGATCTCGACCGGGGCCCAGGTCCAGGTCAACGATACCAAGACCTACAACAACGGCGTCAAGGTGGTGCCGTCCTACCTCCT
- a CDS encoding FAD-dependent monooxygenase — protein sequence MTRRILITGASIAGTTAAWWLGRAGFDVTVVERAPAFRDGGQNVDVRGIGRTILREMGLERAALARGTGEEGTAWVDAAGRPKARFMAGDAEGEGPTAEMEILRGDLARLLYEASERHAAFRFGDGIARAEENGAIAFASGTTERYDAVIVAEGVGSATREQVFARENEPRWMDLTIAYFTIPRTPDDDRLWRWYNAPGSRSISLRPDPYGTTRAMLSVHGPLPEAQNWDAARQKAFLRERFRDAGWEARRVLAGLDETDDFYFDVLRQVRMPRWSRGRIALTGDAAWCVTPLAGIGATLAITGARVLAGELARGDDVPGALAAYERAMRPMVEQAQGVPKIAPRLMHPRSQAGIRMLHAGLWAASLPALRGVAGKLFGGSRDEPDLSRYPETTIGVAVE from the coding sequence ATGACCCGCCGCATCCTGATCACCGGTGCCAGCATCGCCGGCACCACCGCGGCCTGGTGGCTCGGCCGCGCCGGGTTCGACGTCACCGTGGTCGAGCGTGCCCCTGCCTTCCGCGACGGCGGCCAGAACGTCGACGTGCGCGGGATCGGCCGAACCATCCTGCGCGAGATGGGGCTGGAGCGGGCGGCGCTCGCCCGGGGCACCGGCGAGGAGGGCACCGCCTGGGTCGATGCCGCGGGCCGGCCCAAGGCCCGCTTCATGGCCGGCGACGCGGAGGGCGAGGGGCCGACCGCCGAGATGGAGATCCTGCGCGGCGACCTCGCCCGCCTGCTCTACGAGGCGAGCGAGAGGCACGCCGCGTTCCGGTTCGGCGACGGCATCGCCCGCGCTGAGGAGAATGGAGCGATCGCCTTCGCGAGCGGCACGACCGAGCGCTACGATGCCGTGATCGTCGCCGAGGGCGTCGGCTCCGCGACCCGCGAGCAGGTATTTGCGCGCGAGAACGAGCCGCGCTGGATGGACCTGACGATCGCATATTTCACGATTCCCCGCACGCCGGACGACGACCGGCTCTGGCGCTGGTACAACGCGCCGGGCAGCCGCAGCATCTCGCTGCGCCCCGATCCCTACGGCACAACCCGGGCGATGCTGTCGGTCCACGGTCCGCTGCCCGAGGCGCAGAACTGGGACGCCGCGCGGCAGAAGGCCTTCCTGCGCGAGCGCTTCCGGGATGCCGGCTGGGAGGCGCGGCGCGTGCTCGCCGGCCTGGACGAGACCGACGACTTCTACTTCGACGTGCTGCGCCAGGTGCGGATGCCCCGGTGGTCGCGCGGCCGCATCGCCCTCACCGGGGATGCGGCCTGGTGCGTCACGCCGCTCGCCGGCATCGGCGCCACCCTGGCGATCACCGGGGCGAGGGTGCTCGCCGGGGAACTGGCGCGCGGCGACGACGTGCCGGGGGCGCTCGCGGCCTACGAGCGGGCGATGCGCCCGATGGTCGAGCAGGCGCAGGGCGTGCCGAAGATCGCACCGCGGCTGATGCATCCGCGCAGCCAGGCCGGCATCCGCATGCTGCATGCGGGCCTGTGGGCGGCGAGCCTGCCGGCCTTGCGCGGCGTAGCGGGAAAGCTGTTCGGCGGATCGCGGGACGAGCCGGACCTGTCGCGCTACCCAGAGACGACAATCGGGGTGGCGGTCGAATAA
- a CDS encoding ABC transporter permease produces the protein MLTLTDKAVPPPGASTKVRVPLRDFGTLLGLVLIVLVFAVAAPGFLTERNLLNILQQSSINACVALGMTLVIVSGGIDLSVGPVAALSAVLSASLMVAGVPPLLAVLAGLALGALCGAVNGALICFGGLQPFIVTLGTLSTYRALALIATDGNPVFGVPQSFRALVNGTVAGLPMAVVVVLVVALLAGLILRKTPFGEYLLAVGGNEEAAHIAGVPIALTKIGAYMLSGMLAALAATILVGRLGAAEPILGNLWELDAIAAAAIGGASLMGGKGSILGTLLGAVILGAMRNGLTLMNVQAFYQLLATGLIILLAMLVDRFARGRS, from the coding sequence ATGCTCACCCTGACGGACAAAGCCGTTCCCCCGCCCGGCGCGTCGACGAAGGTCCGCGTGCCCCTGCGCGATTTCGGCACCCTGCTCGGCCTCGTGCTCATCGTCCTGGTCTTCGCGGTCGCGGCGCCGGGCTTCCTGACCGAGCGCAACCTGCTCAACATCCTGCAGCAATCGAGCATTAACGCCTGCGTGGCGCTCGGCATGACGCTGGTGATCGTGTCGGGCGGCATCGACCTCTCGGTCGGCCCGGTCGCGGCGCTCTCGGCGGTGCTGTCGGCAAGCCTGATGGTCGCCGGCGTGCCGCCGCTGCTCGCGGTGCTCGCCGGGCTGGCCCTCGGGGCGCTGTGCGGCGCCGTCAACGGGGCGCTGATCTGCTTTGGCGGACTCCAGCCCTTCATCGTCACGCTGGGCACGCTCAGCACCTACCGGGCTCTGGCGCTCATCGCCACGGACGGCAACCCGGTCTTCGGCGTGCCGCAGAGCTTCCGGGCCCTGGTGAACGGCACCGTCGCCGGACTCCCCATGGCGGTGGTCGTGGTGCTGGTCGTGGCGCTCCTGGCCGGGCTGATCCTGCGCAAGACGCCGTTCGGCGAGTACCTCCTGGCGGTCGGCGGCAACGAGGAGGCCGCCCACATCGCCGGCGTGCCGATCGCGCTCACCAAGATCGGCGCCTACATGCTGTCGGGCATGCTGGCGGCGCTCGCCGCGACGATCCTCGTCGGCCGCCTCGGCGCCGCGGAGCCGATCCTCGGCAACCTGTGGGAGCTCGACGCCATCGCGGCGGCGGCCATCGGCGGGGCCTCGCTGATGGGCGGCAAGGGCAGCATCCTGGGCACGCTGCTCGGCGCAGTGATCCTGGGCGCCATGCGCAACGGCCTGACGCTGATGAACGTCCAGGCCTTCTACCAGCTGCTCGCGACCGGCCTCATCATCCTGCTCGCCATGCTGGTCGACCGCTTCGCCCGGGGACGCTCATGA
- a CDS encoding FadR/GntR family transcriptional regulator, producing MDEIGAGIVPRETVLRPCPSQAGPGHARVARALGTGIVAGEFPEGAVLPAEPVLLARFGVSRTLLREAVKTLSGKGLLEARTRVGTRVRERAAWNLFDRDVLAWTLDASIDRRFLRDLAEIRLAIEPAAAALAAERRTDADIAALESCVAAMRAAPGLDPAFASADLAFHLVLADASGNLFMHSVGAVTEAALDVVFRMSRPTDPQAHETSWRAHAAIAAAIRAGDPAAAARATEVVVRDGLRNGAAAVEAGAPRPTLVPACPVRRGSSR from the coding sequence GTGGATGAGATCGGCGCCGGGATCGTGCCGCGGGAGACCGTGTTGCGGCCCTGCCCGAGCCAGGCGGGTCCGGGCCATGCCCGGGTGGCCCGAGCGCTCGGCACCGGCATCGTCGCCGGGGAGTTTCCCGAAGGTGCCGTGCTCCCGGCCGAGCCGGTGCTGCTCGCGCGCTTCGGGGTGTCGCGGACGCTCCTGCGCGAGGCGGTCAAGACCCTGTCGGGCAAGGGGCTGCTGGAGGCCCGGACCCGGGTCGGCACCCGGGTGCGCGAGCGCGCGGCCTGGAACCTGTTCGACCGCGACGTGCTGGCCTGGACCCTCGATGCGAGCATCGACCGGCGCTTCCTGCGCGACCTCGCCGAGATCCGCCTGGCGATCGAGCCGGCGGCGGCGGCGCTCGCCGCCGAGCGCCGGACCGATGCGGACATCGCGGCCCTCGAGTCCTGCGTCGCCGCGATGCGCGCGGCACCCGGCCTCGATCCGGCCTTCGCCAGCGCCGACCTCGCCTTCCACCTCGTCCTGGCGGATGCCTCCGGCAACCTCTTCATGCATTCCGTCGGCGCCGTGACCGAGGCCGCCCTCGACGTGGTGTTCCGGATGAGCCGGCCCACCGATCCGCAGGCGCACGAGACCTCCTGGCGCGCCCATGCGGCGATCGCGGCGGCGATCCGCGCCGGCGACCCGGCGGCGGCGGCCCGGGCGACCGAGGTGGTGGTGCGCGACGGGCTTCGAAACGGCGCCGCCGCGGTGGAGGCCGGGGCACCGCGCCCTACCCTTGTGCCGGCCTGCCCGGTTCGTCGAGGAAGCAGCCGTTGA
- a CDS encoding sugar ABC transporter ATP-binding protein: MASDAPLRLHIQGLTKRFPGVVALGEMSLRVRPGEVHALLGENGAGKSTLMRTLSGVLRPDEGTIAVDGEELTLRSPLAARRAGIAMIHQELQQVPELTVAQNMFLGRALRRGGLFVDRARQEALAAEALAPLDSSIRPDAPIRSLRVAQRQIVEIARALLDKARIIAMDEPTSSLTPSEFERLAAVIAGLAARGVSIIYVSHKMDEVFRICSRATIMRDGRFVADLDLAGTTEGAVVAQMVGRELAVAEHRSSVQPETVLSVRGLTSGTKVVDASLDLRRGEVLGIAGLIGAGRTELLRLLAGADPRSGGTVTVNGRPLARPGTRAAIAAGIGLVPEERKRDGIVPQRSMVANVALPSMPRFAPRGLVRRRRLRAEAARLLAEVALRPMQIDRPIRLFSGGNQQKGIIARWIAAGTQILLFDEPTRGIDIGAKAEIYGLIERLAAEGKSVIVVSSELPELLRLSDRVLVMRQGRIAAELSRDQLSEQAIVAHAVPQSGRAA; this comes from the coding sequence ATGGCATCCGACGCCCCCTTGCGCCTCCACATCCAGGGCCTCACCAAGCGCTTCCCGGGCGTGGTCGCGCTCGGCGAGATGTCGCTGCGGGTCCGGCCGGGGGAGGTCCACGCGCTGCTCGGCGAGAACGGCGCCGGCAAGTCGACCCTGATGCGGACGCTGTCGGGCGTGCTCAGGCCCGACGAGGGCACCATCGCGGTGGACGGGGAGGAGCTGACCCTGCGCTCGCCGCTCGCCGCGCGCCGCGCCGGCATCGCGATGATCCACCAGGAGTTGCAGCAGGTCCCCGAGCTGACCGTGGCGCAGAACATGTTCCTGGGCCGCGCCTTGCGCCGGGGCGGGCTCTTCGTCGACCGCGCCCGGCAGGAGGCGCTGGCGGCTGAGGCCCTGGCGCCGCTCGATTCATCGATCCGCCCGGACGCGCCGATCCGCAGCCTCCGGGTGGCGCAGCGCCAGATCGTCGAGATCGCCCGCGCGCTCCTCGACAAGGCCCGCATCATCGCCATGGACGAGCCGACCTCGAGCCTGACGCCGAGCGAGTTCGAGCGCCTGGCGGCGGTCATCGCCGGGCTCGCCGCCCGGGGCGTCTCGATCATCTACGTCTCGCACAAGATGGACGAGGTGTTCCGGATCTGCAGCCGCGCGACGATCATGCGCGACGGGCGGTTCGTCGCCGATCTCGACCTCGCCGGCACCACCGAGGGCGCCGTCGTCGCCCAGATGGTCGGCCGCGAGCTCGCGGTGGCGGAGCACCGCTCGTCGGTGCAGCCCGAGACCGTTCTGTCGGTGCGCGGCCTGACCTCCGGCACGAAGGTGGTCGATGCGAGCCTCGATCTGCGGCGCGGCGAGGTCCTGGGCATCGCCGGGCTGATCGGCGCCGGCCGCACCGAGTTGCTGCGCCTCCTCGCCGGGGCCGATCCGCGCAGCGGCGGCACCGTCACGGTCAACGGCCGGCCGCTCGCGCGGCCCGGCACCCGCGCGGCGATCGCGGCCGGCATCGGGCTGGTGCCCGAGGAGCGCAAGCGCGACGGCATCGTGCCCCAGCGCTCGATGGTCGCCAACGTGGCCCTGCCGTCGATGCCCCGGTTCGCCCCCCGGGGCCTCGTCCGCCGGCGCCGCCTGCGCGCCGAGGCCGCGCGTCTCCTCGCCGAGGTCGCCTTGCGGCCGATGCAGATCGACCGGCCGATCCGCCTGTTCAGCGGCGGCAACCAGCAGAAGGGAATCATCGCCCGCTGGATCGCCGCCGGCACCCAGATCCTGCTCTTCGACGAGCCGACCCGCGGCATCGACATCGGCGCCAAGGCGGAGATCTACGGGCTGATCGAGCGGCTCGCCGCCGAGGGCAAGTCGGTCATCGTCGTGTCCTCGGAGCTGCCCGAATTGCTGCGCCTATCCGACCGGGTGCTCGTCATGCGCCAGGGCCGGATCGCCGCCGAGCTTTCACGCGACCAGCTGAGCGAGCAGGCGATCGTCGCCCACGCGGTTCCGCAATCCGGCCGCGCCGCCTGA
- a CDS encoding aldose epimerase family protein yields MSDHDPLPVGTMPDGSPILEARLEGDGLSVAVLSLGAVLRRLDVHGHPMVLGRDDPHDYIEKTPQFGATVGRFANRIAGGRFTLDGIAYDLSRNEAGRTHLHGGTRGFSRRNWTFAEVEARSLTLAYQSADGEEGYPGALDVTCTYAITGPGTLRATLTARTDKPTIVNLTNHSYFNLLLPPGGFPAPPIDDHVIEIPAESYLPVDEALIPTGTVAPVAGTRFDLRRPTRIGAQAFDHAFVLGRETLSEPRPVARVTAPGSAVALTVLATAPAVQFYDGTQLPKAGLGYAARTALCLEPEAYPDAPNHPDFPSATLRPGETYRQIIEYRFTRETTR; encoded by the coding sequence ATGAGCGACCACGATCCCCTCCCCGTCGGCACGATGCCGGATGGCAGCCCGATCCTCGAAGCGCGGCTGGAGGGCGACGGGCTCTCGGTGGCGGTCCTGAGCCTCGGGGCGGTGCTCCGCCGGCTCGACGTCCACGGGCATCCGATGGTGCTCGGCCGCGACGATCCGCACGACTACATCGAGAAGACCCCGCAATTCGGCGCGACCGTCGGACGCTTCGCCAACCGTATCGCGGGCGGGCGCTTCACCCTCGACGGCATCGCCTACGATCTCTCCCGCAACGAGGCCGGCCGCACCCACCTGCATGGCGGCACGCGCGGATTCTCGCGCCGCAACTGGACCTTCGCGGAGGTGGAGGCGCGCAGCCTGACGCTGGCCTACCAGTCTGCTGACGGCGAGGAGGGCTATCCGGGCGCCCTCGACGTCACCTGTACCTATGCCATCACCGGCCCCGGCACCCTGCGCGCCACCCTGACGGCGCGGACCGACAAGCCGACGATCGTCAACCTGACGAACCACAGCTACTTCAACCTGCTGTTGCCGCCGGGGGGTTTTCCGGCCCCGCCGATCGACGACCACGTGATTGAGATCCCGGCCGAGTCCTACCTGCCGGTCGACGAGGCCCTGATCCCGACCGGCACGGTCGCCCCGGTCGCCGGCACGCGCTTCGACCTGCGCCGGCCGACGCGGATCGGCGCGCAGGCCTTCGACCATGCCTTCGTGCTCGGGCGCGAGACGCTGTCCGAGCCGCGGCCGGTCGCCCGGGTCACCGCGCCGGGCAGCGCCGTGGCGCTGACGGTGCTCGCCACGGCGCCGGCGGTCCAGTTCTACGACGGCACCCAGCTCCCCAAGGCCGGCCTGGGCTACGCCGCCCGCACCGCCTTGTGCCTCGAACCGGAGGCCTATCCGGACGCACCGAACCACCCGGACTTCCCGAGCGCGACCTTGCGCCCCGGCGAGACCTATCGCCAGATCATCGAATACCGCTTCACCCGGGAGACGACCCGATGA